In Nasonia vitripennis strain AsymCx chromosome 2, Nvit_psr_1.1, whole genome shotgun sequence, a genomic segment contains:
- the LOC100678752 gene encoding folliculin-interacting protein 2 isoform X1: protein MSLIAKLWGVKRGIKQIGAEVEAFAPTSSPSSSCNDRNFSNFGTDRVRILLFRECEWRGRKLLFDSLAVHRNNRRCSNADNNNATPSYCRRVATKNRRDNDAPDATPCEHGKLLSEDIGQLSEMIYGTVAMTYKGPSFKIHAMSSPGCVMCTKVFPYSEHSVCRQSQRHSNETLGASTNFDSNSSNSSLRTQHSRPGSGNLSGSSLSPTLRKNSTCSSTGSGWDIDVPRLGSSQSLDGSTGLVGGGSLSSLRRRWMRVVSTSLSRSESDDAFGHNYEGSTLDGSEMQSRRHKTRLGLAMLLQLPPGQEQEMSKRLLEHAALLEGMLDRLRHSCVEAIGIERSLVARLYRASSCCTLRLLRLLMTTEAERLQKPTPLLWHDLLLNSVMPVNMQLSTVYRSLQQMCSLLEELDTKSTNFFLSTIVTAVLTHHLGWVHTAPPHRNRQLIEDFGQQYPFNPLWAQLNDLYGALGTPARIAHTVIAGDPEKVNLIDAILNFLSYFLRSGLVEKRQETRCTEQEDVAEAVAILERAMRNNPSLGQPSISNYTSVSGKKGGKFTAKKTSKKLEVTNSETAYPLAKSKSYEEPRKGPSTLEAGLTNGDSSSVKVRSDFDIVKKSESFKCEDQSSTKKLKRSSTLQKTLNEYALSISATELQASTQAEERQAKSKVKIIVSDENEGKLLQKDNELLRTLEKTTGDEEMDQKLALLRRQKLNGLDVADLDSKTLEEQALLLTYGFADDISREVKSQVYFTLGGEEKPSNNVSIRERLKSSCKCQCSYTFTRVPSTSADLPEGVLRKIIQRNFPESSKNMRPTDSCESDFGICFNCRRGYASSSQGFVNGKLLLETPTNATEVLRGCGSSSSTSNARVLGTNSMEALIEANCVIELPMPRSKKVSPLVKRKPNERVGFVNSLLGSKTVVVDERSSNPSPESGYTWGMVVQGFTKRKKKGRRRITEETSKESKVTDSDRIKEEEWWWPIREGLGVEAKFPLVDQPVSEALCIVADLDNWQVGLLSNTSAGSTPVPVGMSRLVSNMLEAFTFMWKEFRSPEQCIKLLESRLREMWLRSETLAEYLLAANLDDASVGNLTSFLDVDAADLPLLLAVATTHSPQITQRFGLTLA from the exons ATGTCGCTCATCGCCAAGCTCTGGGGCGTCAAGCGCGGCATCAAGCAGATCGGCGCCGAGGTCGAGGCCTTTGCCCCTACTTCTTCTCCCTCGTCTTCCTGCAACGACAG GAATTTCTCGAATTTCGGGACGGACCGGGTGCGGATCCTCCTGTTTCGCGAGTGCGAGTGGCGCGGCAGGAAGCTGCTCTTCGACTCGCTCGCCGTCCACAGGAACAATCGCCGCTGCAGCAATGCTGACAACAACAACGCGACGCCGTCCTATTGTCGCAGGGTCGCGACTAAGAATCGCAGGGACAACGATGCTCCGGACGCTACCCCGTGCGAG CACGGAAAACTACTGAGCGAGGACATCGGCCAGCTCAGCGAAATGATATACGGAACTGTGGCTATGACCTACAAGGGTCCTTCGTTCAAg aTCCACGCGATGAGCTCTCCCGGCTGCGTCATGTGCACCAAAGTTTTTCCCTACTCGGAACACAGCGTTTGCAGGCAGAG TCAACGACATTCCAATGAAACTCTCGGCGCTTCGACAAACTTCGATTCCAATTCCAGCAACTCGAGCCTGCGAACTCAAC ATTCACGGCCTGGTTCCGGAAATCTCTCAGGAAGCAGCCTTAGCCCCACTCTGCGCAAAAACTCGACGTGCTCCAGCACCGGAAGCGGATGGGACATCGACGTACCTCGCCTCGGCA GCTCGCAGTCGTTGGATGGTTCCACCGGCCTCGTCGGTGGTGGTAGTCTGTCGAGTTTGCGTCGGCGGTGGATGCGCGTGGTGTCAACGTCACTCAGTCGCTCGGAATCCGATGATGCGTTTGGACACAACTACGAAGGTTCAACGCTCGACGGCTCGGAGATGCAGTCGCGCCGACACAAAACGAGACTCGGTCTCGCGATGCTGCTGCAACTACCACCTGGCCAAGAACA AGAGATGAGCAAGCGACTCTTGGAACACGCGGCCCTTCTCGAAGGCATGCTTGACCGTTTGCGGCATTCGTGTGTTGAAGCCATAGGCATCGAAAGGAGTCTCGTAGCTCGGCTCTACCGGGCGTCCAGTTGCTGTACGCTGCGACTGCTCAGATTGCTCATGACCACCGAGGCGGAGCGACTGCAAAAGCCGACCCCTCTGCTGTGGCACGATCTACTGCTCAACTCCGTTATGCCTGTGAATATGCAGCTGAGCACCGTTTATAGAAGCCTGCAACAGATGTGTAGCTTGCTGGAAGAACTCGACACCAAGTCCACTAATTT CTTTCTCAGCACGATCGTTACGGCTGTTCTTACTCACCACTTGGGCTGGGTGCACACCGCGCCTCCTCATCGCAATAGGCAATTG ATCGAGGATTTTGGTCAGCAGTATCCTTTCAATCCTCTCTGGGCGCAGCTTAACGATCTGTACGGTGCTCTTGGAACACCTGCGCGAATCGCGCACACCGTTATAGCTGGTGATCCCGAAAAGGTCAATCTGATAGATGCGATCTTGAACTTCTTGTCCTACTTCCTCCGAAGCGGTCTAGTCGAGAAGCGCCAGGAGACGCGCTGCACCGAGCAGGAGGACGTCGCCGAAGCTGTGGCTATTCTCGAAAGAGCGATGCGCAATAATCCATCCCTTGGGCAGCCTAGCATTTCGAACTACACCTCCGTTTCCGGAAAGAAGGGTGGCAAGTTCACGGCGAAGAAAACTTCCAAAAAGCTCGAGGTGACGAACAGCGAAACGGCCTATCCTCTCGCCAAGTCAAAGTCGTACGAGGAGCCGCGCAAAGGCCCGAGCACACTGGAAGCAGGCTTGACGAACGGAGATTCCTCATCCGTCAAGGTTCGAAGCGACTTTGATATTGTAAAGAAGTCAGAGTCGTTTAAGTGCGAGGATCAGTCCTCGACGAAGAAGCTCAAGCGTAGTAGTACTCTGCAGAAGACTCTCAACGAGTATGCACTCAGTATTTCGGCGACCGAGCTACAAGCGAGTACGCAAGCTGAAGAAAGACAAGCCAAGAGTAAGGTGAAAATTATAGTCAGTGACGAGAACGAGGGTAAGCTGCTCCAAAAAGACAACGAGTTGCTCAGAACTTTGGAAAAGACCACGGGTGACGAAGAAATGGACCAGAAGCTCGCTCTGCTCAGGCGGCAGAAGCTCAACGGTTTGGACGTCGCGGATTTGGACTCCAAGACTCT CGAGGAACAAGCGTTGCTCTTGACGTACGGCTTCGCCGATGACATATCCCGGGAGGTAAAGTCTCAAGTATACTTCACATTGGGTGGTGAAGAGAAACCAAGCAACAACGTCTCAATTCGCGAGCGACTCAAGTCTAGCTGCAAGTGCCAGTGCTCCTACACGTTTACCAGAGTACCTAGCACTTCAGCCGACTTGCCCGAAGGTGTGCTACGCAAGATTATCCAACGCAACTTTCCCGAGTCATCGAAGAATATGCGACCGACCGATAGTTGTGAGAGCGACTTTGGTATATGTTTCAACTGTCGTCGGGGCTACGCGAGCTCGTCTCAGGGATTCGTGAACGGAAAACTGCTACTCGAGACACCTACTAACGCTACTGAGGTGCTAAGAGGTTGTGGCAGTAGCTCTAGTACGAGTAACGCAAGGGTACTTGGAACGAATAGTATGGAAGCGTTGATCGAGGCCAACTGCGTAATCGAACTGCCGATGCCAAG GTCGAAAAAGGTGTCACCGCTGGTGAAGAGAAAACCAAACGAGCGCGTTGGTTTTGTCAATAGTTTACTGGGCTCTAAGACTGTCGTTGTTGACGAGCGTTCCTCCAATCCGAGTCCAGAGTCTGGTTACACGTGGGGCATGGTCGTTCAGGGCTTTACGAAGCGAAAAAAGAAGGGTCGACGAAGAATCACTGAAGAGACGTCAAAGGAGTCGAAAGTGACCGACTCGGACAGAATAAAGGAGGAGGAGTGGTGGTGGCCGATTCGAGAAGGACTCGGCGTAGAGGCCAAATTTCCGCTGGTCGATCAGCCCGTTTCGGAAGCTCTCTGCATCGTGGCGGACTTGGACAACTGGCAAGTCGGACTACTCTCTAACACTTCCGCTGGATCTACACCCGTGCCGGTGGGTATGTCGAGGCTGGTTTCCAATATGCTCGAGGCCTTCACCTTCATGTGGAAGGAGTTCCGCTCGCCCGAACAG TGTATAAAACTTCTTGAGAGCAGACTGCGCGAGATGTGGCTGCGTAGCGAGACCCTCGCCGAGTACCTCTTGGCAGCCAACTTGGACGACGCGAGCGTCGGCAACCTGACCAGCTTTCTCGACGTGGACGCCGCGGATTTGCCGCTTCTCTTGGCCGTTGCCACGACTCACTCGCCTCAAATAACCCAGCGATTTGGCCTCACGCTCGCTTAA
- the LOC100678752 gene encoding folliculin-interacting protein 1 isoform X2 — protein sequence MRMIGEEDEDESAVRNFSNFGTDRVRILLFRECEWRGRKLLFDSLAVHRNNRRCSNADNNNATPSYCRRVATKNRRDNDAPDATPCEHGKLLSEDIGQLSEMIYGTVAMTYKGPSFKIHAMSSPGCVMCTKVFPYSEHSVCRQSQRHSNETLGASTNFDSNSSNSSLRTQHSRPGSGNLSGSSLSPTLRKNSTCSSTGSGWDIDVPRLGSSQSLDGSTGLVGGGSLSSLRRRWMRVVSTSLSRSESDDAFGHNYEGSTLDGSEMQSRRHKTRLGLAMLLQLPPGQEQEMSKRLLEHAALLEGMLDRLRHSCVEAIGIERSLVARLYRASSCCTLRLLRLLMTTEAERLQKPTPLLWHDLLLNSVMPVNMQLSTVYRSLQQMCSLLEELDTKSTNFFLSTIVTAVLTHHLGWVHTAPPHRNRQLIEDFGQQYPFNPLWAQLNDLYGALGTPARIAHTVIAGDPEKVNLIDAILNFLSYFLRSGLVEKRQETRCTEQEDVAEAVAILERAMRNNPSLGQPSISNYTSVSGKKGGKFTAKKTSKKLEVTNSETAYPLAKSKSYEEPRKGPSTLEAGLTNGDSSSVKVRSDFDIVKKSESFKCEDQSSTKKLKRSSTLQKTLNEYALSISATELQASTQAEERQAKSKVKIIVSDENEGKLLQKDNELLRTLEKTTGDEEMDQKLALLRRQKLNGLDVADLDSKTLEEQALLLTYGFADDISREVKSQVYFTLGGEEKPSNNVSIRERLKSSCKCQCSYTFTRVPSTSADLPEGVLRKIIQRNFPESSKNMRPTDSCESDFGICFNCRRGYASSSQGFVNGKLLLETPTNATEVLRGCGSSSSTSNARVLGTNSMEALIEANCVIELPMPRSKKVSPLVKRKPNERVGFVNSLLGSKTVVVDERSSNPSPESGYTWGMVVQGFTKRKKKGRRRITEETSKESKVTDSDRIKEEEWWWPIREGLGVEAKFPLVDQPVSEALCIVADLDNWQVGLLSNTSAGSTPVPVGMSRLVSNMLEAFTFMWKEFRSPEQCIKLLESRLREMWLRSETLAEYLLAANLDDASVGNLTSFLDVDAADLPLLLAVATTHSPQITQRFGLTLA from the exons ATGCGGATGATCGGCGAGGAGGATGAGGATGAATCTGCGGTCAG GAATTTCTCGAATTTCGGGACGGACCGGGTGCGGATCCTCCTGTTTCGCGAGTGCGAGTGGCGCGGCAGGAAGCTGCTCTTCGACTCGCTCGCCGTCCACAGGAACAATCGCCGCTGCAGCAATGCTGACAACAACAACGCGACGCCGTCCTATTGTCGCAGGGTCGCGACTAAGAATCGCAGGGACAACGATGCTCCGGACGCTACCCCGTGCGAG CACGGAAAACTACTGAGCGAGGACATCGGCCAGCTCAGCGAAATGATATACGGAACTGTGGCTATGACCTACAAGGGTCCTTCGTTCAAg aTCCACGCGATGAGCTCTCCCGGCTGCGTCATGTGCACCAAAGTTTTTCCCTACTCGGAACACAGCGTTTGCAGGCAGAG TCAACGACATTCCAATGAAACTCTCGGCGCTTCGACAAACTTCGATTCCAATTCCAGCAACTCGAGCCTGCGAACTCAAC ATTCACGGCCTGGTTCCGGAAATCTCTCAGGAAGCAGCCTTAGCCCCACTCTGCGCAAAAACTCGACGTGCTCCAGCACCGGAAGCGGATGGGACATCGACGTACCTCGCCTCGGCA GCTCGCAGTCGTTGGATGGTTCCACCGGCCTCGTCGGTGGTGGTAGTCTGTCGAGTTTGCGTCGGCGGTGGATGCGCGTGGTGTCAACGTCACTCAGTCGCTCGGAATCCGATGATGCGTTTGGACACAACTACGAAGGTTCAACGCTCGACGGCTCGGAGATGCAGTCGCGCCGACACAAAACGAGACTCGGTCTCGCGATGCTGCTGCAACTACCACCTGGCCAAGAACA AGAGATGAGCAAGCGACTCTTGGAACACGCGGCCCTTCTCGAAGGCATGCTTGACCGTTTGCGGCATTCGTGTGTTGAAGCCATAGGCATCGAAAGGAGTCTCGTAGCTCGGCTCTACCGGGCGTCCAGTTGCTGTACGCTGCGACTGCTCAGATTGCTCATGACCACCGAGGCGGAGCGACTGCAAAAGCCGACCCCTCTGCTGTGGCACGATCTACTGCTCAACTCCGTTATGCCTGTGAATATGCAGCTGAGCACCGTTTATAGAAGCCTGCAACAGATGTGTAGCTTGCTGGAAGAACTCGACACCAAGTCCACTAATTT CTTTCTCAGCACGATCGTTACGGCTGTTCTTACTCACCACTTGGGCTGGGTGCACACCGCGCCTCCTCATCGCAATAGGCAATTG ATCGAGGATTTTGGTCAGCAGTATCCTTTCAATCCTCTCTGGGCGCAGCTTAACGATCTGTACGGTGCTCTTGGAACACCTGCGCGAATCGCGCACACCGTTATAGCTGGTGATCCCGAAAAGGTCAATCTGATAGATGCGATCTTGAACTTCTTGTCCTACTTCCTCCGAAGCGGTCTAGTCGAGAAGCGCCAGGAGACGCGCTGCACCGAGCAGGAGGACGTCGCCGAAGCTGTGGCTATTCTCGAAAGAGCGATGCGCAATAATCCATCCCTTGGGCAGCCTAGCATTTCGAACTACACCTCCGTTTCCGGAAAGAAGGGTGGCAAGTTCACGGCGAAGAAAACTTCCAAAAAGCTCGAGGTGACGAACAGCGAAACGGCCTATCCTCTCGCCAAGTCAAAGTCGTACGAGGAGCCGCGCAAAGGCCCGAGCACACTGGAAGCAGGCTTGACGAACGGAGATTCCTCATCCGTCAAGGTTCGAAGCGACTTTGATATTGTAAAGAAGTCAGAGTCGTTTAAGTGCGAGGATCAGTCCTCGACGAAGAAGCTCAAGCGTAGTAGTACTCTGCAGAAGACTCTCAACGAGTATGCACTCAGTATTTCGGCGACCGAGCTACAAGCGAGTACGCAAGCTGAAGAAAGACAAGCCAAGAGTAAGGTGAAAATTATAGTCAGTGACGAGAACGAGGGTAAGCTGCTCCAAAAAGACAACGAGTTGCTCAGAACTTTGGAAAAGACCACGGGTGACGAAGAAATGGACCAGAAGCTCGCTCTGCTCAGGCGGCAGAAGCTCAACGGTTTGGACGTCGCGGATTTGGACTCCAAGACTCT CGAGGAACAAGCGTTGCTCTTGACGTACGGCTTCGCCGATGACATATCCCGGGAGGTAAAGTCTCAAGTATACTTCACATTGGGTGGTGAAGAGAAACCAAGCAACAACGTCTCAATTCGCGAGCGACTCAAGTCTAGCTGCAAGTGCCAGTGCTCCTACACGTTTACCAGAGTACCTAGCACTTCAGCCGACTTGCCCGAAGGTGTGCTACGCAAGATTATCCAACGCAACTTTCCCGAGTCATCGAAGAATATGCGACCGACCGATAGTTGTGAGAGCGACTTTGGTATATGTTTCAACTGTCGTCGGGGCTACGCGAGCTCGTCTCAGGGATTCGTGAACGGAAAACTGCTACTCGAGACACCTACTAACGCTACTGAGGTGCTAAGAGGTTGTGGCAGTAGCTCTAGTACGAGTAACGCAAGGGTACTTGGAACGAATAGTATGGAAGCGTTGATCGAGGCCAACTGCGTAATCGAACTGCCGATGCCAAG GTCGAAAAAGGTGTCACCGCTGGTGAAGAGAAAACCAAACGAGCGCGTTGGTTTTGTCAATAGTTTACTGGGCTCTAAGACTGTCGTTGTTGACGAGCGTTCCTCCAATCCGAGTCCAGAGTCTGGTTACACGTGGGGCATGGTCGTTCAGGGCTTTACGAAGCGAAAAAAGAAGGGTCGACGAAGAATCACTGAAGAGACGTCAAAGGAGTCGAAAGTGACCGACTCGGACAGAATAAAGGAGGAGGAGTGGTGGTGGCCGATTCGAGAAGGACTCGGCGTAGAGGCCAAATTTCCGCTGGTCGATCAGCCCGTTTCGGAAGCTCTCTGCATCGTGGCGGACTTGGACAACTGGCAAGTCGGACTACTCTCTAACACTTCCGCTGGATCTACACCCGTGCCGGTGGGTATGTCGAGGCTGGTTTCCAATATGCTCGAGGCCTTCACCTTCATGTGGAAGGAGTTCCGCTCGCCCGAACAG TGTATAAAACTTCTTGAGAGCAGACTGCGCGAGATGTGGCTGCGTAGCGAGACCCTCGCCGAGTACCTCTTGGCAGCCAACTTGGACGACGCGAGCGTCGGCAACCTGACCAGCTTTCTCGACGTGGACGCCGCGGATTTGCCGCTTCTCTTGGCCGTTGCCACGACTCACTCGCCTCAAATAACCCAGCGATTTGGCCTCACGCTCGCTTAA